The proteins below are encoded in one region of Levilactobacillus namurensis:
- a CDS encoding deoxynucleoside kinase, whose amino-acid sequence MVIITAGMIGVGKTTLTGKIAAHLNTQAFFEPVGDNPVLPLYYRNPKQYGFLLQIYFLNKRFSMIKKALADDNNVLDRSIYEDALFTRENNAEGNITDTELGVYLNLLDNMMNELQELPKKAPDLLVYADADFDTILHRIKKRGRDYEQFENNPELEAYYKKMWTAYKGWYDDYDVSPKIKIDLQKYDLDQPGNIDIVLGQIDDALKAIRTPVQ is encoded by the coding sequence ATGGTGATTATTACAGCAGGAATGATTGGGGTCGGTAAGACGACCCTTACAGGCAAGATTGCGGCACACTTGAATACACAGGCATTTTTTGAACCAGTCGGTGATAACCCGGTGTTACCACTCTACTACCGGAACCCAAAGCAATATGGCTTCTTGCTGCAGATTTACTTTCTCAACAAGCGGTTTAGTATGATCAAGAAGGCGTTGGCGGACGACAATAACGTCTTGGACCGTTCAATCTACGAAGATGCGCTCTTCACGCGCGAGAACAACGCCGAAGGGAACATCACGGATACAGAATTGGGCGTCTACTTAAACCTCTTGGATAACATGATGAATGAACTCCAAGAACTCCCTAAGAAGGCCCCTGACCTGTTAGTCTACGCTGACGCAGACTTCGATACGATCCTTCACCGGATTAAGAAGCGTGGCCGGGACTACGAACAATTCGAAAACAATCCTGAATTGGAAGCCTACTACAAGAAGATGTGGACGGCCTACAAGGGCTGGTACGACGACTACGATGTCAGTCCTAAGATCAAGATCGACTTACAGAAGTACGACTTAGACCAACCGGGCAACATCGACATCGTCTTAGGCCAGATTGATGACGCCTTAAAGGCCATCCGGACGCCTGTTCAATAA
- a CDS encoding DUF960 domain-containing protein: MFESHHARYASYGTVAVLPGDMIDAVWEIIDDDLQGVFPLENLLTFRLHNNQGQTTFEYVQTDNEDASLGAAFDTNFAYSGNLPKTVLAYDDGDSQIIILPSETAGH, from the coding sequence ATGTTTGAAAGTCATCATGCGCGATATGCAAGTTATGGCACTGTGGCGGTTCTGCCGGGCGACATGATCGATGCCGTTTGGGAGATCATTGACGATGATCTGCAGGGGGTCTTTCCCTTGGAGAACTTATTAACGTTTAGGCTCCACAACAATCAAGGCCAGACGACGTTCGAGTACGTCCAGACCGATAATGAGGATGCGAGTCTGGGCGCTGCCTTTGACACGAACTTTGCATACTCCGGTAATTTACCTAAGACGGTCCTCGCCTACGACGACGGCGATAGTCAGATTATTATTCTCCCGTCTGAGACGGCCGGCCATTAA
- a CDS encoding MDR family MFS transporter, producing MSKQQTNVKVVTGAVFVATFMSAIEGTIVSTAMPTIVGDLHGVALMNWVFSIFLLTNALATPIYGKLADTVGRKSVFLVGLLIFVVGSTLSGLSHSMETLIAWRALQGIGAGAIMPVSFTILADIYPVEQRARVMGLNGSAWGIAAVVAPLLGGFIVDQLSWHWIFFINIPIGIITMLLIWFFLNEVTERKHFTMDWWGSFWLSIGLLALMLTFQLLGDGQLGFGWVLVGLVVTVAAFWAFIRQEKRSQDPLIPLTLFKDRTFVVQNLIAALVSGFIMGFEVYLPTWTQGLLGLLASQAGFAITPSSLMWIVGSFIAGKLMLKRSPYQIINLSLTIILVGAVTMALLPASAPFWSFFVIAAVCGTGFGITITTTTVTVQSAVPVDEVGVATSFNTLSRTLGQTIMVSLLGIIMNVAMTRGVAGHPGTSMAMMNQLINPQTAKQLSAQLLPTLHGILYQGLHAIFIAGALLIVVSYLVNFLDRRSTRSVTGHQG from the coding sequence ATGAGTAAGCAACAAACTAACGTGAAGGTCGTGACGGGGGCCGTCTTCGTCGCCACGTTCATGTCGGCCATTGAAGGGACCATCGTCTCGACGGCCATGCCCACCATCGTGGGTGACCTACACGGGGTCGCGTTGATGAACTGGGTCTTTTCGATTTTCTTATTGACCAACGCCCTGGCGACCCCCATCTACGGTAAGTTAGCGGATACGGTCGGGCGCAAGTCCGTCTTTTTGGTGGGCCTCTTGATCTTCGTGGTGGGGTCCACGCTATCCGGTCTATCGCACAGTATGGAGACCCTGATTGCTTGGCGCGCCCTGCAAGGGATTGGTGCCGGTGCCATTATGCCGGTGTCCTTCACCATCTTAGCGGACATCTACCCCGTTGAGCAACGCGCTCGGGTCATGGGATTGAACGGGTCTGCCTGGGGGATTGCGGCCGTGGTCGCCCCGTTACTGGGGGGCTTCATTGTGGACCAGCTGAGTTGGCATTGGATCTTCTTTATCAACATCCCCATCGGGATTATCACCATGCTGCTGATCTGGTTCTTCTTGAACGAAGTGACCGAACGGAAGCACTTTACCATGGATTGGTGGGGCAGCTTCTGGTTGTCGATTGGTTTACTGGCGTTAATGCTGACGTTCCAACTCTTAGGGGATGGCCAACTGGGCTTTGGCTGGGTTCTAGTGGGTTTAGTGGTCACGGTTGCGGCCTTTTGGGCGTTTATTCGTCAGGAAAAACGGTCCCAGGATCCCCTGATTCCGTTGACCCTGTTTAAAGACCGGACCTTTGTGGTGCAGAACCTCATTGCCGCGTTGGTCAGCGGGTTCATCATGGGCTTTGAAGTTTACCTGCCGACCTGGACGCAGGGGTTGCTAGGGTTGCTGGCGTCCCAAGCCGGGTTTGCCATCACGCCCAGTTCGTTGATGTGGATCGTGGGATCGTTTATCGCGGGGAAGTTGATGTTAAAACGTTCGCCGTACCAGATCATTAACCTGAGTCTGACCATCATCTTGGTGGGGGCCGTCACCATGGCCCTCTTACCAGCCTCGGCACCTTTCTGGAGTTTCTTCGTGATTGCGGCCGTCTGTGGGACCGGTTTTGGGATCACCATTACCACCACCACGGTCACGGTTCAGAGTGCCGTCCCAGTGGATGAAGTGGGGGTCGCCACCTCATTTAACACCTTATCGCGAACCCTAGGTCAGACCATTATGGTCTCCTTGTTGGGAATCATCATGAACGTGGCGATGACCCGGGGCGTTGCCGGTCATCCGGGAACGTCGATGGCCATGATGAACCAGCTGATCAATCCTCAGACGGCTAAGCAGTTATCGGCTCAGCTGTTACCCACGTTGCACGGTATCTTGTACCAGGGACTCCACGCCATCTTTATTGCGGGTGCCTTACTGATTGTGGTGTCTTACTTGGTCAACTTCTTGGACCGGCGGAGTACCCGGTCGGTCACGGGCCATCAGGGGTAA
- the metK gene encoding methionine adenosyltransferase encodes MQERHLFTSESVSEGHPDKIADQISDAILDAMLEQDPDSRVACETSVTTGLVLVFGEISTKAYVDIQKVVRQTIREIGYTDASIGFDGDTCAVLVAIDEQSPDIAQGVDDSLETRDGDTDPLDQIGAGDQGLMFGYAVDETPEYMPLPITLSHALMRKIASLRKSGTIPYLRPDAKAEVTVEYDDNDQPMRVDTVVLSTQHDPDVTLDQIRQDVIDQVIKAVIPAKLLDDQTKYFINPTGRFVIGGPQGDAGLTGRKIIVDTYGGAARHGGGAFSGKDATKVDRSASYAARYIAKNIVAAELAKKCEVQIAYAIGVAEPVSVSINTFGTGTVKESALAAAVRQLFDLRPAGIIQMLDLKRPIYKQTAAYGHFGRTDIDLPWEHLDKVDALKAALNQNK; translated from the coding sequence TTGCAAGAAAGACATTTATTTACTTCAGAATCCGTTTCTGAAGGTCATCCCGATAAGATTGCGGATCAGATCAGTGACGCCATCTTAGACGCGATGTTGGAACAAGATCCAGACTCACGGGTAGCTTGTGAGACGTCCGTGACCACGGGGTTAGTGCTGGTCTTTGGTGAAATCTCGACCAAGGCCTACGTTGACATCCAAAAGGTCGTGCGGCAGACGATTCGCGAGATTGGGTACACCGATGCCAGCATCGGCTTCGACGGCGATACCTGTGCGGTATTGGTTGCTATCGATGAACAGTCACCCGACATTGCCCAAGGGGTCGACGATTCACTGGAAACGCGGGATGGCGACACGGACCCGCTGGACCAGATTGGTGCCGGTGACCAAGGCCTGATGTTCGGGTACGCGGTCGACGAGACACCCGAATACATGCCATTACCGATCACACTGAGCCATGCATTGATGCGTAAGATTGCGAGCTTACGGAAGTCGGGAACGATTCCGTACCTGCGGCCAGACGCTAAGGCGGAAGTTACCGTTGAATACGACGACAACGACCAACCTATGCGGGTGGACACGGTGGTCTTAAGTACCCAACACGATCCAGACGTGACGTTAGACCAGATTCGTCAAGACGTAATCGACCAAGTGATCAAGGCCGTGATCCCAGCGAAGTTGTTGGATGACCAGACCAAGTACTTCATCAACCCAACTGGGCGGTTCGTCATCGGGGGTCCTCAAGGGGATGCCGGTTTGACGGGACGGAAGATCATCGTGGATACCTATGGTGGGGCAGCCCGCCATGGTGGCGGGGCCTTCTCCGGGAAGGACGCCACTAAGGTGGACCGGTCGGCTAGTTATGCGGCCCGGTACATCGCCAAGAACATTGTCGCTGCGGAATTGGCGAAGAAGTGTGAAGTTCAGATTGCCTACGCGATTGGGGTCGCCGAACCCGTTTCGGTCTCCATCAATACCTTTGGTACGGGAACGGTCAAGGAAAGCGCCTTGGCAGCTGCCGTACGGCAACTCTTCGACCTGCGGCCTGCCGGCATCATCCAGATGCTCGACCTGAAGCGGCCCATCTACAAGCAGACGGCGGCCTATGGTCACTTTGGCCGGACCGACATTGACTTGCCATGGGAACACCTCGACAAGGTCGACGCTTTAAAGGCAGCCTTAAACCAGAACAAGTAA
- a CDS encoding heavy metal-binding domain-containing protein, with protein MATPILVTTTEQIPGKHYQVIGEVFGLTTQSKNVLRNMGAALKNVVGGEIRDYTKMLDEARNIAVDRLRQNAEKLGADAVVMMRFDSGSIGTDMQSVAAYGTAVKFVEADPAQPQQL; from the coding sequence ATGGCTACCCCAATTTTAGTTACCACTACAGAACAGATTCCTGGCAAGCACTACCAAGTCATTGGCGAAGTCTTCGGCTTGACGACCCAATCTAAGAACGTCTTACGTAACATGGGCGCGGCACTGAAGAACGTGGTCGGCGGTGAGATCCGCGACTATACCAAAATGCTCGATGAGGCCCGTAACATCGCCGTGGACCGTCTCCGACAAAACGCGGAGAAGTTAGGTGCCGATGCCGTGGTCATGATGCGGTTTGACTCCGGATCAATCGGCACGGACATGCAATCGGTGGCCGCTTACGGAACTGCCGTGAAATTCGTAGAGGCCGATCCCGCTCAACCACAGCAGCTGTAA
- a CDS encoding GH25 family lysozyme, with protein sequence MPRNDMVDVSNNNGTMTVANWKSMKKYGVRAMVAKLSEGTYFVDQTAKISIHNAVKAGLHVNGYHFARFTTVAGAKAEARIAARCALNAGLGKDAVIVLDFEANNLGWTRNAANIKAWVAEVKRMGYPKTDVYTMGSWTNSMPLNNHGRGGWIANYPSNPVGLKFYASYRGWQWTSTKHFPGCYGGFDVSQMYCSG encoded by the coding sequence ATGCCTCGAAATGATATGGTTGATGTTTCTAACAACAACGGAACGATGACCGTTGCCAATTGGAAGTCAATGAAAAAGTATGGTGTTCGTGCGATGGTTGCAAAGCTGTCAGAGGGCACATATTTCGTGGACCAAACAGCAAAGATCAGTATTCATAACGCGGTTAAAGCAGGTTTACATGTCAACGGTTATCACTTTGCCCGGTTTACAACCGTAGCAGGTGCTAAGGCAGAGGCCCGAATAGCAGCTCGTTGCGCATTAAATGCCGGGCTTGGTAAAGATGCAGTAATTGTGCTGGACTTTGAAGCGAACAATCTTGGCTGGACCCGTAATGCGGCGAATATTAAAGCATGGGTCGCAGAAGTTAAACGTATGGGATATCCTAAGACGGATGTGTACACCATGGGTTCTTGGACTAACTCAATGCCTCTTAACAATCATGGACGCGGTGGTTGGATTGCCAACTATCCATCTAACCCGGTGGGCCTGAAGTTTTATGCTAGTTATCGCGGTTGGCAGTGGACTAGTACAAAACACTTTCCTGGCTGTTATGGGGGCTTCGATGTGAGCCAAATGTATTGTTCGGGTTGA
- a CDS encoding phage holin, LLH family produces the protein MNEFTKIIKLLNDTGILGVLIFALIGWFTRVNPALKQKIVANKSANQREALTLLDKLADNAVHLLSTYYEIPGDEKRQKAISDVTGQLKGLGHNIDPAIISAAIEKAYQAMSTQSTVAQKKQAKFDVAQASTEQVFADKEVQLSKQKAESNTEIAPLKVPAQSVPVETPMEGDEK, from the coding sequence ATGAATGAATTTACGAAGATTATTAAATTACTCAACGACACCGGTATCTTAGGTGTCTTAATTTTTGCACTGATTGGCTGGTTTACTCGAGTAAACCCAGCGTTGAAGCAAAAGATTGTGGCGAACAAGTCTGCCAATCAGCGAGAGGCATTGACGTTGTTGGACAAGTTGGCCGATAACGCTGTTCATCTTTTATCCACGTATTACGAAATTCCGGGAGACGAAAAACGGCAAAAGGCAATTTCCGATGTTACCGGTCAATTAAAAGGATTAGGTCACAACATTGATCCTGCAATTATTTCTGCGGCCATCGAAAAGGCCTATCAAGCGATGAGCACCCAAAGTACCGTTGCACAGAAGAAGCAGGCTAAATTTGACGTTGCACAGGCGTCCACAGAGCAAGTGTTCGCGGATAAAGAGGTACAACTATCCAAACAAAAGGCTGAGAGCAACACAGAAATTGCCCCACTGAAGGTTCCAGCTCAAAGTGTTCCAGTTGAGACCCCGATGGAGGGAGATGAAAAGTAA
- a CDS encoding XkdX family protein produces MGNNPFSAPSIEDAKLYASWGLDISYMVNWCITPDQYKELTGKDYTAPTTDTTTA; encoded by the coding sequence ATGGGAAATAATCCATTTTCAGCACCAAGCATTGAAGACGCTAAATTGTATGCTTCATGGGGCTTAGACATTAGTTATATGGTCAACTGGTGCATCACACCGGATCAGTACAAAGAACTTACGGGTAAGGATTACACGGCACCGACGACGGATACTACCACCGCCTAG
- a CDS encoding baseplate J/gp47 family protein yields the protein MADTSTEYGATEHGYIAEPEDAILIDLFELAGSLMGANIDTSEKSVLGSFIRIVAHRMAIYEQTIGKVWDSWFYDTATGVNLDKVVALLGLTRNKAQPAYVTLNFTGKPDTVIDPDEMFETEDGQIFMLEDTLILDADGNGSGTAVSMDESADANVAAETITKQTMPVEDITSVTNPIAATGGMVTEDDEAFRKRVEIFEKSLSGATQDGIKSSVANVAGVDQVEVNVNDTNETDANDDPPKSIHVYAAGGIDGDVAQAISDVLAGGTQTVGSTVCRILDRGGHPQEIHFDRPTGVPLFMSITLDIDSTLFESDGVDQIKDNIKTYLNSLTMGDKVRFTYLYTLVYSVTGVTDADIKIGRSKETLTAADIQLATFEAVAYEDGDIEVVTNAD from the coding sequence ATGGCGGATACTAGTACTGAGTATGGGGCGACCGAACATGGCTATATCGCAGAACCCGAAGATGCAATTTTAATTGATCTCTTTGAGCTGGCTGGTAGCCTGATGGGAGCCAACATTGATACCTCTGAGAAGTCAGTTCTAGGTAGCTTCATTCGTATCGTAGCTCACCGTATGGCAATTTACGAGCAGACCATCGGTAAGGTCTGGGATTCCTGGTTTTACGATACTGCCACGGGAGTTAACCTGGATAAGGTTGTCGCACTGCTGGGGCTGACACGAAACAAAGCCCAACCAGCTTATGTAACGCTTAACTTCACCGGGAAACCAGATACCGTAATTGACCCGGACGAAATGTTTGAGACTGAGGACGGCCAAATTTTCATGCTCGAGGACACGTTAATCTTGGACGCTGATGGTAACGGGTCTGGAACCGCAGTATCGATGGACGAGTCCGCCGATGCTAACGTAGCAGCGGAAACTATTACTAAGCAGACAATGCCGGTCGAAGATATCACATCCGTGACAAACCCGATTGCGGCGACTGGTGGCATGGTGACTGAAGATGATGAGGCCTTTCGTAAACGCGTAGAAATTTTTGAGAAATCATTGTCTGGAGCCACTCAAGACGGGATTAAATCGTCTGTAGCAAACGTAGCTGGTGTGGACCAAGTAGAGGTCAACGTCAACGATACCAATGAAACTGATGCTAATGATGATCCACCTAAGTCTATTCACGTCTATGCCGCAGGGGGAATCGATGGGGACGTCGCACAAGCAATCAGTGACGTGCTAGCGGGAGGTACCCAAACAGTGGGTTCTACAGTATGCCGAATTCTTGACCGAGGCGGACACCCGCAGGAAATTCACTTTGACCGACCAACCGGGGTCCCACTCTTCATGTCGATTACTTTAGATATAGACAGCACGCTGTTTGAATCTGATGGTGTTGACCAAATCAAAGACAACATTAAAACGTACCTTAACTCCTTAACGATGGGAGATAAGGTGCGTTTTACGTATCTGTATACTTTGGTCTATAGCGTTACGGGGGTTACGGATGCCGACATCAAGATTGGCCGTTCAAAGGAAACTTTGACAGCCGCTGATATTCAGCTTGCGACCTTTGAAGCAGTAGCCTACGAAGATGGAGATATCGAGGTGGTTACGAATGCAGATTGA
- a CDS encoding phage baseplate plug protein, which yields MIFFTVDLYDEDLNPIILGEKLVLNHRLWAYVNDDRLPAVDLVPMDESGQSTAVNAETFGRTVFLMIDDVDPTDDLSSDDYWNWRRWR from the coding sequence GTGATTTTTTTTACGGTCGATTTATACGACGAGGACCTCAATCCCATCATTTTGGGAGAGAAATTGGTACTCAATCATCGACTATGGGCCTATGTCAATGATGACCGACTACCAGCGGTCGACCTTGTGCCGATGGACGAATCTGGACAATCTACAGCCGTCAATGCTGAAACCTTTGGACGAACCGTCTTCTTGATGATTGATGACGTTGACCCAACAGATGATCTTAGTAGCGATGACTATTGGAATTGGCGAAGATGGAGGTGA
- a CDS encoding phage baseplate plug protein, giving the protein MVVSQRDYIPVDVDDLPEIFEIELADITFNFGVSYNAVGDFFYGRFIRRGPQSHHFGREIGTQSSTMGLCQ; this is encoded by the coding sequence ATGGTGGTGTCACAGCGTGACTATATTCCGGTAGATGTTGATGATTTGCCGGAAATTTTTGAAATTGAATTAGCAGATATCACCTTCAACTTTGGAGTGTCCTACAACGCTGTTGGTGATTTTTTTTACGGTCGATTTATACGACGAGGACCTCAATCCCATCATTTTGGGAGAGAAATTGGTACTCAATCATCGACTATGGGCCTATGTCAATGA
- a CDS encoding LysM peptidoglycan-binding domain-containing protein, whose translation MVKPVYKRTRDGTSEFFGAYMHEYGKNKMSQRIGIHAKTEDDDSASEVTQYAIEKGEPITDHSRPTSKTITLSILIQEDTMAKANKVWSKLNKWRFDGTQVVFKGAVVYYKHLQIEDLTRHGEKYTSTIEATMSLKFVHFAKTSRIKKKGKKNNGSKKRTGSTKSEQTKGTYRKTKAGDTYWGFHQSFGTSIAMLRKWNKYPDRKIPIGVRVRVK comes from the coding sequence ATGGTAAAACCTGTATACAAGCGAACTCGGGATGGGACTTCCGAGTTTTTTGGTGCATACATGCACGAGTACGGAAAAAATAAGATGTCTCAACGAATCGGGATTCATGCCAAGACTGAGGATGATGATTCTGCTTCAGAGGTAACTCAGTATGCGATTGAGAAGGGCGAACCTATCACTGATCATTCGCGGCCAACAAGTAAGACAATCACCCTTTCAATCTTGATTCAAGAAGATACGATGGCTAAGGCTAATAAGGTTTGGTCCAAACTGAATAAGTGGCGATTCGATGGCACACAAGTGGTTTTTAAGGGCGCTGTTGTCTACTACAAACACCTTCAAATTGAGGACTTAACCCGTCATGGCGAAAAGTACACCTCTACCATTGAGGCAACAATGAGCCTCAAGTTTGTACATTTTGCTAAGACTTCCCGAATCAAAAAGAAGGGGAAGAAAAATAATGGTAGCAAGAAGCGAACGGGAAGCACCAAGTCCGAACAGACCAAGGGTACTTATCGCAAGACTAAAGCCGGGGACACCTACTGGGGTTTCCATCAAAGCTTTGGAACATCGATTGCGATGTTGCGTAAGTGGAACAAGTATCCGGATAGGAAGATTCCAATTGGTGTCCGGGTTCGAGTTAAGTGA